One part of the Paroedura picta isolate Pp20150507F chromosome 5, Ppicta_v3.0, whole genome shotgun sequence genome encodes these proteins:
- the A4GALT gene encoding lactosylceramide 4-alpha-galactosyltransferase, translating to MCKVLKLSRILDNHTFWGVFVFSSALMSITIIFYWQSIQYTKDKTWRYSLPREFKCPLFVPSLSSSGWPPQLPKNVYFVETSEQLKLNFLLMCSVESAARVHPEARIIVFIKGFANYNFTLRKQLGISFLTCFNNTEFKALDMKDLFMDTPLADWYAVAQHRWEPFFVPVLSDACRLAIMWKFGGIYLDTDFIVLKSLKNLSNVLGTQSKNTLNGAFLSFEPRHRFIELCMQDFVTNYNGWIWGYQGPMLFTRVFKKWCSVPSVQSSKGCRGVTILPQEAFYPIQWQDWRKYFEVIKASEHSELLKNTYAAHVWNQKSKGTQIDITSKNLLTQLHFHYCPSTYELMNRSRRIIK from the coding sequence ATGTGCAAAGTGCTGAAATTATCCAGGATTTTAGACAACCACACATTCTGGGGTGTATTTGTTTTCTCCTCTGCATTAATGTCTATCACCATTATATTTTATTGGCAAAGCATCCAGTACACCAAGGACAAAACTTGGCGCTATAGCTTACCAAGAGAATTTAAATGTCCTCTCTTTGTACCTTCTCTCTCTTCATCCGGCTGGCCTCCTCAATTGCCTAAGAATGTCTACTTTGTGGAGACATCAGAACAATTGAAGCTCAACTTCTTGCTTATGTGCTCTGTTGAATCAGCAGCCAGGGTTCACCCAGAAGCCagaattattgtatttattaaagGCTTTGCAAATTACAATTTTACTTTAAGAAAACAGTTGGGCATCTCTTTCCTCACGTGCTTCAATAACACTGAATTCAAAGCTTTGGACATGAAGGACCTTTTCATGGACACGCCACTGGCTGACTGGTATGCAGTAGCCCAACACAGATGGGAACCATTTTTTGTTCCTGTTCTTTCTGATGCCTGTCGACTAGCTATCATGTGGAAATTTGGTGGAATCTATTTAGACACAGATTTCATTGTCCTTAAGAGTTTAAAGAACCTCAGCAATGTGCTTGGCACCCAGTCCAAAAATACACTGAATGGGGCTTTCCTCTCTTTTGAACCAAGACACAGATTCATCGAGCTCTGTATGCAAGACTTTGTGACCAATTACAATGGATGGATCTGGGGATACCAGGGCCCAATGCTCTTCACCCGTGTGTTTAAGAAGTGGTGTTCTGTTCCAAGCGTCCAGAGTAGTAAAGGTTGTAGAGGAGTCACTATTTTGCCCCAAGAAGCTTTTTATCCCATCCAGTGGCAGGACTGGAGAAAATATTTTGAAGTGATCAAAGCTTCAGAACATTCAGAGCTGTTAAAAAATACCTATGCAGCCCATGTCTGGAATCAGAAAAGTAAAGGGACACAAATTGACATAACCTCTAAAAATCTGCTAACTCAGCTGCATTTCCACTACTGCCCATCAACCTATGAGCTAATGAACAGGTCACGTAGAATCATtaaataa